In Chanodichthys erythropterus isolate Z2021 chromosome 7, ASM2448905v1, whole genome shotgun sequence, a genomic segment contains:
- the psmd8 gene encoding 26S proteasome non-ATPase regulatory subunit 8, giving the protein MASVLKETAGLYETLKTEWNKKSPNLNKCGEILSKLKISLLELNFLPTTGTKLTKQQLILARDVLEIGALWSILKKDIPSFERYMAQLKCYYFDYKDELPESAYRHQLLGLNLLFLLSQNRVSEFHTELERLSAKDIQTNVYIRHPVSLEQYLMEGSYNKVFLAKGNIPAESYTFFIDILLDTIRDEIAGCIEKAYEQIQFNEATRVLFFSSPKKMTEYAKKRGWTQSPDGYYSFSTQHQKTEEVNIPSTELAQQVIEYARQLEMIV; this is encoded by the exons ATGGCGTCTGTGTTGAAAGAGACTGCGGGGTTGTATGAAACGTTGAAAACCGAGTGGAATAAAAAGAGTCCAAATCTTAATAAATGCGGCGAGATCCTGAGCAAGTTAAAG atATCCCTGTTGGAACTGAACTTTTTACCAACTACTGGGACCAAACTAACCAAACAGCAGCTTATTCTTGCTA gaGATGTTTTGGAGATTGGAGCACTATGGAGCATCCTGAAGAAAGACATCCCCTCCTTTGAACGCTACATGGCTCAGCTTAAGTGTTATTACTTTGATTACAA GGATGAGTTGCCCGAGTCGGCCTACAGGCACCAGTTACTGGGTCTCAACTTGCTCTTCCTGCTCTCTCAGAACAGAGTGTCTGAGTTCCACACAGAGCTGGAAAGATTGAGCGCAAAAGACATCCAGACCAATGTCTACATCAGACACCCAGTTTCATTAGAGCAG TATCTGATGGAGGGCAGTTACAACAAGGTCTTCCTTGCCAAAGGAAACATCCCTGCTGAGAGCTACACCTTCTTCATTGACATTCTTCTTGATACCATTAG agATGAGATTGCAGGTTGTATAGAGAAAGCATATGAACAGATTCAATTCAACGAGGCCACACGGGTGCTTTTCTTTTCCTCTCCTAAAAAGATGACAGAGTATGCAAAGAAA AGAGGATGGACCCAGAGTCCTGATGGATACTACTCATTCAGTACCCAGCACCAAAAGACAGAGGAAGTGAACATCCCCTCCACAGAACTGGCCCAACAAGTCATCGAGTATGCAAGGCAGCTGGAAATGATTGTGTAG